The following DNA comes from Alienimonas californiensis.
CTCCGAGGACGGCGTGTGGGCCTTCGTGGAGGGCTACGGCGACGGCGTGCCGGTCGCGGACCTGACCGTAGTGTCGCCCGACCCGGACGAGGAGGACGAGGACGACGACGCCCGCCCCCCCGGCCCGGCGCCGCACAGCCCGTTCGCCGCCCGCAAAGCCCCGACCCGCACCGAGGCCTGCGCCCTGGCGGAAGGCGACGCGGTGCTGACCCGTCCGGACGACCTCAGCCGGGAGAGCCTGGAGGAGCTTCAGGCGTGGCTCGATCTGGTGATGAAAAAGCTCCGCCGCCTTAGCGAGGCCGCCGAGTAAACTGCCGCCCCCGTCCCCGGAGGCCGCAGCCGTGCGCGATCGTCGCTTCATCGCCGCCCATCGTGGGGGGCCGCTCAGCCGGACGGACCATCACCGGCTGGCATTGTGGGCGACGGACTGCGCCGAACGCGTGCTGCCGCTGTTCGAAGACGGCCGGGACGACGACCGCCCCCGCCGGGCGATCGAGGCGGCCCGCCTCTGGGCCGGTGGCGGCGTGCGGGTCGGAGTGGGTCAGCGGGCGGCGTGGGCCGCTCATGCCGCGGCTCGGGAGGCCGTCGGCGACCCCGCCGCGGTCGCCGCCGCCCGGGCCGCCGGGCACGCCGCGGCGACGGCGCACATGGCCGATCACTCTTTGGGGCCGGTTCTCTACGGCCTGCGGGCGATCGCCGCCGCGGGGGGCGACGTCGACGCGGAGCAGCGCCGGCAGCTCGAACGGCTGCCCGAGGACTTACGGGAGTTGGCGACCTCCGCAATCGCCGCCCGCCCCGGCTGGCGGGCGCCGACGGGGCCGTCGGCACCCATGTGAGCCGAAGCGCTCTCCCGTCGGCCCGCGGTTCAGCGGCTCGGCTGCGCCAGCCGGTGGGCGAGTTGGGCCTGGTGCAGGTCGAGCGGGTAGAACCGGCCCGGGGGCTGCGGTTCGTAGTACCAGCCGCCGGGTAGCGTGACGGGTTCCGTCACGCCGCCGTCGTGGGCGTTCAGGCCGACGAAGACCAGGTCCCGCGGGCCGAAGCCCTCCTTGGGGGCGTTGATCTTGGTTTGCGACTCGAGGTTCCAGAAGGTCGCCCCGGCGGCGGTGTGCAGGCCCTTCCCCCCCGCCCCGCCGGAGGCCCACGGGCGGGTGCCCTTGCCGAGGTGCAGATCGGTGAACAGGTTCTCGTAGGGGGCGAAGCGGTGCAGGTCGAGGCAGAGGTCGGCCCCCCGCCCGTTCGAGAACACGTTGCCGACCGACCCGCGGTCGACGGTCAGGTCGTGGAAGAACTGCGTGCGGACGAAGAAGTCGGTGATCAGGCAGTCCTGCCCCGTCGCGGTGAGGCCGTGGTGGCCGGAGTTGCCGCTGCTGTGCTTGGGGCGGTCCGCGGTGAGGGTCACGCCGGTGACGGTGTGGAACTGGCCGGAGACGTAGATGCCGGAATCGCCGTCGTGGATCGTGACGTTCCGCACCCAATTGTGGGCGCCGCGGACCATCACGCCGTTGTAGCCGTCCTCCTTGAAGTGCCCGCGGTAGGGGCCGGGCTCGAACTCGATCGTGAGTTCCTCCAGGCCGCACTCGGTCGAGCGGGGGAGGAACTTGCGGACCGTGGGAGTCCAGACGGGCCGCACGTCCGTCCGCAGCGGGCGGTCGACGGTCAGCCGGTCGCCGTCGACGGCGACCACCCGGGCGACCTGCCGCACGAAGGTTTTGCCTTTGGCGTCGTCGGCGTCGCCGGGCGTGCCGCGGTAGAGGTAGTCCGTCAGCCCACCGGCCGGGTCGTCCTTCACCTCGATCAGCACGTCGTCGCCGGCGGCGAACTCGCCGACCCGCTCCACGACGAATGCCCGGTCGCCGCGGGCCGGGCTGTCCGTGATCGCCTGCTTGGAGGACTTCTCCTCGTTGGAGTTGCCCAGTTCGATCAACCCGCCGGTCCAGGACCAGTTGCTCG
Coding sequences within:
- a CDS encoding putative immunity protein; amino-acid sequence: MRDRRFIAAHRGGPLSRTDHHRLALWATDCAERVLPLFEDGRDDDRPRRAIEAARLWAGGGVRVGVGQRAAWAAHAAAREAVGDPAAVAAARAAGHAAATAHMADHSLGPVLYGLRAIAAAGGDVDAEQRRQLERLPEDLRELATSAIAARPGWRAPTGPSAPM
- a CDS encoding glycosyl hydrolase family 28-related protein; the protein is MLHVRSRSVLTAAAVAALCVAPSPLLAQRTTALWGESGEAWDPAGLLPDFSFAGYRRGEKIIPDRQPTVSVTDYGAKPDADATAAFRKAIAENPGACIGVPSGRFLLSDRLRIDAAGTVLQGAGPRATVLHFTRSLEEIDPQPSVNGGGEPTSNWSWTGGLIELGNSNEEKSSKQAITDSPARGDRAFVVERVGEFAAGDDVLIEVKDDPAGGLTDYLYRGTPGDADDAKGKTFVRQVARVVAVDGDRLTVDRPLRTDVRPVWTPTVRKFLPRSTECGLEELTIEFEPGPYRGHFKEDGYNGVMVRGAHNWVRNVTIHDGDSGIYVSGQFHTVTGVTLTADRPKHSSGNSGHHGLTATGQDCLITDFFVRTQFFHDLTVDRGSVGNVFSNGRGADLCLDLHRFAPYENLFTDLHLGKGTRPWASGGAGGKGLHTAAGATFWNLESQTKINAPKEGFGPRDLVFVGLNAHDGGVTEPVTLPGGWYYEPQPPGRFYPLDLHQAQLAHRLAQPSR